GTTTCAGCAGGAAGGCACGCTGCGGGAAAACTACTGGCTGAATGAACGCTGGCAGGATGACTGGATTTTTGGCCTGTTGGCGCGAGAGTTCAGATAAAACACGGGCCGCTCGAGGCGGCCCATACTGCGTGATTCAGTGCTTAGTTGTAGATTTCAGCCACGCCGTACATTTTGTTATCGCCACCGGCAGAGATGATGCGGATGGATTTCGCCCCGGCCTGCTCGGCTTTTTGCTGCAACTGGTGCTGCAGGCTGTCCAGGTTAGACGCGCCGCTGACCGATACGGTGCCCATTGTCTGGCTGGCAACTGACTG
This Klebsiella michiganensis DNA region includes the following protein-coding sequences:
- a CDS encoding multiple stress resistance protein BhsA, which translates into the protein MKSIKYFAVVMTLAASFSGFAAETQSVASQTMGTVSVSGASNLDSLQHQLQQKAEQAGAKSIRIISAGGDNKMYGVAEIYN